A region of Vicinamibacteria bacterium DNA encodes the following proteins:
- a CDS encoding slipin family protein, whose product TVVLDVPPQDVITRDNVTVKVNAVVYFRVVDPLKAVVQVENFLYATSQEAQTSLRSILGQAHLDELLSERERLGVMLQEVIDQHTDPWGVKVTQVAVKAVDLPLEMQRAMAKQAESEREKRAKIIHASGELEASKQLTQAAETLQAQPVALHLRYLQTLTEIAAEKNSTIIFPVPIDWMKALGREK is encoded by the coding sequence ACGGTGGTGCTGGACGTGCCCCCCCAGGACGTGATCACCCGGGACAACGTGACCGTCAAGGTGAATGCCGTCGTTTACTTCCGGGTGGTGGATCCGCTCAAGGCGGTGGTGCAGGTCGAGAACTTCCTCTACGCGACGAGCCAGGAGGCCCAGACCAGCCTGCGCAGCATCCTGGGACAGGCCCACCTCGACGAGCTGCTCTCCGAGCGCGAGCGGCTGGGGGTCATGCTCCAGGAGGTGATCGACCAGCACACCGATCCCTGGGGGGTGAAGGTGACCCAGGTCGCGGTCAAGGCCGTGGACCTCCCCCTGGAGATGCAGCGGGCCATGGCCAAGCAGGCGGAGTCGGAGCGGGAGAAGCGGGCCAAGATCATCCACGCCTCCGGCGAGCTGGAGGCCTCCAAGCAGCTCACGCAAGCAGCCGAGACGCTGCAGGCCCAGCCCGTGGCCCTGCATCTGCGCTACCTGCAGACCCTGACCGAGATCGCGGCCGAGAAGAACTCCACCATCATCTTTCCCGTGCCCATCGACTGGATGAAGGCGCTGGGGAGGGAGAAGTGA